GATATGCTGCAATCCATTCCACTGCTCCATTCATCTTCTACTCTTCTTATGATGAATTCATTGGTAAGAGAAACAtccaaaacattaaaattaatataaaaggaaaaaatgaagatGCTGTATGACTCGATCGATCGATGGCACTTTTCGTGAATGAAAGGCAACATGAACACTAACCACTTACTTACTCAAAGTATTCCAAAACTTGAACAAGTAGATAATCCAAATTGGAAATTATTGATAAAcggaaaaaaaataatccaaagaatcgataattaagaataattgtaaattaaaatagagCTAATAATTCACAATGATCATTGATCAAATAATATAACTTTTCTTCACCCTCTCCGTCCAATTCCCACCCTGGCTTCTAATAATGGCATCCCACCAAAGCCGGAGCAGCCGACAGCATCATGGAATTCTGATTCCCCGGAAACTGAAACTTCGAGTCCCGGAGATCGTCCTCCGGCGCCGGCAGGTTGAGATCTAATTCTAGAACATTCCGAGGCTTAACCTCAACGGCACCGTCAgaagttgttgttgttgttgtaacaACGTTATTggtattattagtattattgttgtTAGATGACCTATGCCTCCTCATGTGACCACCCAATGCTTGCCCCGATGTGAATTCTGACCCACAAATGGAACACTCGTGAATCTTGGACTTGTTCCCAAGGAAATTTAAGCCACCCCTATTGTTTCCACACCCTAATTGAAGCGAAACGGAAGGGCTAATCTTCATGTGATTCTGTTTCGTTTCTTCAAAATTAAACAGTTGCGACGAAGAAGACGGTGGCGGCGGCGGCAACGGCAACGACGGTGGTGGGGATTTCTTGTCCTCCACCTTGGGCTTCTTGTGACTCGCCCGGTGGCCACCGAGTGCCTGAAAAGACGGGAATGTTCTGTTGCACGTTTTGCACTCgtaaacataaaattcaattttggtGGCACCCTTCTCTGTCTTCACGTCATCACAAAGGTCCTTGTGATGAAGAGGATCGCTTCCTCCTCTTCCTTGTGCCAGGAGAATCAAACAGTTTGCCATgtcttcctcttcctcctccAAGGTGATAGACGAAAACGACCCTCCGCCGCCGCCAGAAGCACTTGAACAGCTTGATGTcatggcggcggcggcggccGTGGCAGTAACGGCGGTGACAACACAAGGCGACAAAGGCCTCAAGCGCCGCTTTGTCCGCTTCCCTTTGGCTATGTTGGTGGGATCGTTGTTGCATGAGACAAGTTCCTCCGCCGCCATGCCTTCCATGTCTAATATTTCTGACAACATTAGATTTCCTATATGGTACTCAACAAAGACAATCGAACAGTGAACTCTACGAACACCACAGAGGTTTTTGGCTTCGCAATAAGAGATGCAGTAGTAGTGGAGAGAAAGAGACACAGAGACATGTACAATTTATATGGAGGAGGAGTGTGTGAacagcttttatatatatatatatatttatttttatttatttatatatatcggTAGTGAATGGGCAAGAAGAGGGTTTGTTATGTTATGATATGTTACAGTAGCTACTCCAAATAGTCAGCcacccaaaatcttccttgctTTTCTAACCTTGGAAGTGTTGCAAACAAGAAAAGTTCTTGTGTTTGGTCACGCGCTTTTAACAGCGTGTGGAGCCACGCTTCAATCATGGCCACACTTTTTTTTGCCTTGTTTCACTGCAgcaattaatgttttttttttctttttatttatttgtgtgtATGGTGGAAGTACTTTTTACGaaagaatattatattttccGCCAGTTTGTGCTGGAGAACAGCACACTCTCTGCATGCGTATGATTCATCAATGATTAAACATGCTTTGCATTTTGCAGTTAATGTTCGAATTTAAAGAGATATCTGTGGGTGGTTTAAGTGGTTTATATAAACCATTAAACTAGATAAACTACCTTACAAGATTATTAAAAACAttgtttgataaatttaatgtatgattatttgtttttgtaaaatgtTTATAGAAAAAGGTTGAGTTTGAAAGAAAAGTAGTAATCTAgatggagatggtggtggctttgaaggaaatattaaaaataggagaggaagaagaaaagaaaaggacatGAGTAGCATGTGATTAAGTATAGGATTCGGGTAAGAAAGAAGCATGGAGTAAGGATGGTATATGTAGCATACAAGTATATGACATAAGCACTCTATAGGACGGTTCCTactacttttattaattaaattcctcGCTTAGGCTTAATCTTCTCAttaattctttcttttcatacattcaaaataaaactaaactatgatatataaatacatgcaagtttaattttataattcattttgtaaaattaagttcaatttaaacatatatttctcttaataatcatcatttatggcaaaacaaaaaatgttaatgATTTCATGCAGAATGAGAATTTTGAAAGCTGGTTTTAATCTGGTTTCTAAAGAATACTTTATCTATTAATATTCTGCCTAACCAAAAAAAACAATGTTACATTTGTGTAATACTACGAGcttctttgattttattttgtctttgttttttatgtgattttgaaCCGGTTTGAGGCTCTTgtaagcattttttttaaaaggtcACACATGTGTTAAAAAAAGgtaattgttaaatatattcCTTTCGCgtaatcttttatttaataaaaaataaactatatgtTAATAcagatattataattaatatatatatatatatatatataaataatacataGGCTTCAATTTGGATTtaggaaaattttgatttttgtaaccatgatttatttgttttttatcgataaaattaaattattatttttattcactcTATGCcgaaatattaattaaatgttttaaatggcACCTAATAGTGTTTCTGATATAATTTTGACATTAGATACTTTTCAAGATAATTTAAAGATCcatattatttatctattaaaaacaattttaataactaaactattttttttaatagaaaataaaaaaatagtttacaaAAATACTTACGAGCACaagttgataataaaaaaaaaggtatattttaCCAACTGTCAACATTTTATAccattcaattaatttattttattaccatATTAGGTACTTTTACGCTTTGGTTgaacatttataatatttttataccaGAAATGTAATACTGATTCATAACATATGAGGTcattccattttttaaaattcaaatggatattttagatctatttatatagaaattgatTTGTTACATAATATTTCTAGCTGGATTGTATCAACAACAggtttagaaaatatattttagtctgGTATTTTTAACAACTAATTAGAGTGTTAATGCTCTTTccatattttgaaattgttgataGTTTTTGTTATCGTTTATACATACCAAGTAATAACCTAAAGAAAAACTCCAAATCATTTTTTCCAACAAAAAcgatttaaaaattcaaacaaaagatTTCGTATTTCAAATATATgttcatatttatatatgttaatttcCACTCCATTTTTAAGTACAATAAATTGTTCTCTGTCTAAAGAAATACCTCAAACTGAAGAATATAGCATTAAAGATACCTTAATGAGAAAACATTCAAGAAGACATTGTAAACACAATACATTATATTACATCAAGTACATTCaccagaaaaataaaatcagagATGAAAATGTGatcataaatgaaaatttaaaagatggaaaagacaaaaaaaaaaacaaaaaaacaatgatattaTTAGTATATGGGTTATAGAGACTCCATTAGAGGAAGAGTTTGAAGAATTATTCATTCATGGAGAGTGGTCCAGCACTATTGGTTTAATAAAATCTTATGTTACTCATTAAGTGATCTCAAATCACTGACTTAATCGTCTTTACTAAGACATGGTCCACTAGTTGGTGAGAAATATACTACTTCATTAATGTGTAATATATTCTACTACTTAATtccaaagaaaaataacatactACTAGTACTACTATTATCAacaaagaaataagaaaaaaattcactTCTAATCATGTCTTCAATCCAATGAAGACTTATACGAGGCCTTAACCCCTCCATTTTTTTCtatgtaaattaatatataatttttttttaattttagtatattttatgttttttgacACTTTCAAAATTCTAATATATTCATCTTAGTTctcaaaaatacttttttaaaatccatGACTAATAAATGATACATAATAAAGGATGGAGTAATCTCGGTCTCCCAAAACCATCgtcaaatttatcatttttgaaaattttctataaaaacaaAGAGTCAATAATATtagtgataattaaaaaaattacaattatttcatattatcttgcgaaaagtaaaaaattaaattaaaattatgtttatttgagtatattatttaaCTTGATAAGATTATTTGTCGAGATatgtcaataaatattttagtgatatttttttattataaatactgaTTTCACCATTTTTGACATCACTTGCTACTTGTGTGCTAGTTAGTAGTTACCATCTTCCATTTGGTGTGAGGATTTGTTTGGTGGCAGAGAGACTAAAGTAGTTCATTATCTGGTTCATGTATCGTTGACCCACATCTTAAGATCATGCTATATGTTATGGATCTACTAATTAATTTCTAGTTGCTCAAAGATCAAGCAAGTTGGTTGGATcaaataaattctttaatttctatgcattcaatttcaatattcCTATACAGTTCAAGAGATATAAAACCAGagttttcttaatataataaccattacataatttcaaaaaaagaaagtatataTGTGCTTAccgtttataatttaaattaattaatatctatattcttataatttttgtctaataataaaattaattgttaatataaatatacaaatttatacTAGTACAATGCaacatactaaataaaaatgcaGGTTTACTAGTggttagaagtgagttttaaacataactcaaccccacaaaatagATTTGTAAGATGAAGATTGCACCCATTTATATATTGTCAATTGACCTTATCTGTAGTCGATGTAGGACTTCCAACACTAAcataaaagttattaaataatatgCTAATATAATGCCTTAGTTTGATGTTAATACTAACATTGAAATTTCTATTAACcagaaaacatatatatattaatgaaaacaatcctaatacatatttaataatttgatatatttgtcAATCAATATACAGCACTTCTGCAATAAATTTAATTGTCATTAAATAGGTGCATGCTTTGGACAGGAAAAAGAAATTGTGGCCATGTAATAATAAGTGGTTGATTTAATTAATGGTGGAGTTCCTTAAGAAAACAATTAACAACTCCAACTCACactttatatgtaaaaaaaaaaaaaatctgattaAAAAAGGACAAGTAATCTTCGAGTGTCTtcaaatcttttgaaagagattAGTCTTAGTAAACAATGGTATATTTCTTGcaattatatgtttaaaaaaataaaataaattgtcataTTTGTATGACAAGAAAGATCCAAAAATTGGCGTTTACCTTTTATTTTGAGTTCATGTTGGTGTAATTAGGACGTCAATTAATTTATAGTTTTGTGAAGATAAAGATTGAAAATGTGTGATAGATGAGTTACACAGTGCTAATAGGAAACCTTATCCCAATTAAGTTACTATTAAAATCTTATCACTTCATAATtctctttttcatgttttctgtTTTAGAATCTTTTCGCTTTCGTAGCTATTCAATACAATGATTTTTAAAAGGATACTCTTAAATACATTGATTAAATATCCAAACACAGGAAATCAGTTGTTGTAAATATGAAATTCTTCACCAAATTACAATGTGCGTgcacatttaatattttaattttaatttaaagtattatctatatctatatataaataagatttctcttttttatatccatattagattttaaattttaccatttaaataaaa
This region of Vigna unguiculata cultivar IT97K-499-35 chromosome 5, ASM411807v1, whole genome shotgun sequence genomic DNA includes:
- the LOC114183578 gene encoding zinc finger protein ZAT5, with the translated sequence MLSEILDMEGMAAEELVSCNNDPTNIAKGKRTKRRLRPLSPCVVTAVTATAAAAAMTSSCSSASGGGGGSFSSITLEEEEEDMANCLILLAQGRGGSDPLHHKDLCDDVKTEKGATKIEFYVYECKTCNRTFPSFQALGGHRASHKKPKVEDKKSPPPSLPLPPPPPSSSSQLFNFEETKQNHMKISPSVSLQLGCGNNRGGLNFLGNKSKIHECSICGSEFTSGQALGGHMRRHRSSNNNNTNNTNNVVTTTTTTSDGAVEVKPRNVLELDLNLPAPEDDLRDSKFQFPGNQNSMMLSAAPALVGCHY